Proteins from a single region of Sinorhizobium alkalisoli:
- a CDS encoding Arc family DNA-binding protein gives MNDGSEEVRLTLRMPATIRDHLVDEAAKVGRSLNAEIVARLENSENVSGFLEDFRLAKERILHQQELAKGHEQMIEMLKTALDRERATNEQLLEMLKNKGV, from the coding sequence ATGAACGATGGATCAGAGGAGGTCAGGCTGACGCTGCGAATGCCGGCCACCATACGCGATCACCTGGTGGACGAGGCCGCGAAAGTCGGGCGCTCCCTGAATGCCGAAATAGTGGCGCGGCTGGAAAACTCGGAAAATGTTTCGGGGTTTCTCGAAGACTTCCGGCTCGCCAAGGAGCGAATTCTCCACCAGCAGGAACTGGCGAAAGGCCACGAACAGATGATCGAAATGCTGAAGACGGCGCTCGATAGGGAGCGGGCTACCAATGAGCAACTTCTCGAAATGCTTAAAAACAAGGGGGTGTGA
- a CDS encoding DNA-binding protein gives MATDDMAVPANFELVWGVHEIAKLIGRTPRQTFHMLSKGELPARKVGGRWVAERGKLIAFFMEAA, from the coding sequence ATGGCAACGGATGACATGGCTGTACCCGCAAACTTTGAGCTTGTTTGGGGCGTGCATGAAATTGCAAAGCTGATCGGCCGTACACCGCGGCAGACCTTTCATATGCTGTCGAAAGGTGAACTGCCCGCACGGAAAGTGGGTGGGCGCTGGGTCGCAGAGCGCGGCAAGCTGATCGCCTTTTTTATGGAAGCCGCATGA
- a CDS encoding helix-turn-helix domain-containing protein has translation MKGFASWKLDLLDRMSADSRLSATDFRVAYRLLSYMDAKTGACFPKQETIASDLDVTDRTVRNALAKLRACGWLQIEERPLAKGRGKSNLYHFEDATTGSTFPVVDMTIGNRVPVNDATTGNSARDFRKSASGASNIEPVEKNTLNRESAKCVPRARTLPDDFRPDLSVALAAGMSQSQAERQAAIFLDYYRANGKPMRDWNATWRNWIRRAPDFDRRSQGQDRQHIAHQAYEEARQAFDREHEGGVFDDGVERADDPAGYLPPGVRH, from the coding sequence ATGAAAGGTTTCGCCAGTTGGAAACTCGATCTTCTCGACCGTATGTCGGCTGACAGCCGCCTTTCGGCGACTGATTTCCGGGTAGCTTATCGCCTGCTTTCCTACATGGACGCGAAAACCGGCGCTTGCTTTCCGAAGCAAGAAACGATCGCCTCGGATCTAGATGTAACGGACCGCACGGTGCGGAACGCGCTCGCCAAACTCCGCGCGTGCGGTTGGCTCCAAATCGAAGAACGGCCGCTGGCTAAGGGCCGCGGCAAATCGAATCTCTATCATTTTGAAGATGCGACCACCGGAAGCACTTTTCCGGTGGTTGATATGACTATCGGAAACAGGGTTCCGGTAAACGACGCGACCACCGGAAATTCGGCGCGGGACTTCCGGAAGTCTGCTTCCGGTGCCTCTAATATAGAACCCGTTGAAAAGAACACGTTGAATCGAGAGAGTGCGAAATGCGTTCCGCGCGCTCGAACACTTCCTGATGATTTCAGACCCGATCTGAGTGTTGCTCTCGCGGCTGGTATGAGCCAGTCCCAGGCCGAGCGGCAGGCTGCGATCTTCCTCGACTACTACCGTGCCAACGGAAAGCCAATGCGCGACTGGAACGCCACCTGGCGCAACTGGATTCGCCGCGCACCCGATTTCGATCGCCGTTCGCAGGGGCAGGATCGCCAGCATATCGCCCACCAAGCTTACGAAGAGGCCCGCCAAGCCTTCGACAGAGAACATGAAGGAGGAGTTTTCGATGATGGCGTCGAACGTGCCGACGATCCAGCCGGATATCTACCGCCCGGCGTCAGACACTGA